Proteins encoded within one genomic window of Glycine soja cultivar W05 chromosome 1, ASM419377v2, whole genome shotgun sequence:
- the LOC114423539 gene encoding peroxisomal acyl-coenzyme A oxidase 1-like: MEDSIDHLAFERNKAQFDVDEMKIVWAGSRQDFELSDRISRLVASDPAFRKDDRTTLGRKELFKNTLRKAAYAWKRINELRLNEQEAYKLRSFVDQPAFTDLHWGMFVPAIQGQGTDEQQQKWLPLAYRMQIIGCYAQTELGHGSNVQGLETTATFDPKTDEFVIHNPTLTSSKWWPGGLGKISTHAVVYARLIIGGEDHGVHGFIVQLRSLDDHLPLSGITIGDIGMKFGNAAYNTMDNGVLRFDHVRIPRNQMLMRVSQVTREGKYVHSNVPRQLVYGTMVNVRQKIVADASVALSRAVCIATRYSAVRRQFGSHNGGLETQVIDYKTQQARLFPLLASAYAFRFVGEWLKWLYMDVTKRLQANDFSTLPEAHACTAGLKSLTTTATADGIEECRKLCGGHGYLCSSGLPELFAVYVPACTYEGDNIVLLLQVARYLMKTVSQLGSGNKPVGTTAYMARVEQLMQYHSDVEKAEDWLKPNVVLEAFEARAARMSVACAQNLSKFTNPEEGFQELAADLVDAAVAHCQLIVVSKFIEKLQQDIPGKGVKKQLEVLCSIYALFLLHKHLGDFLSTGCINPKQGSLASEQLRNLYSQVRPNAIALVDAFNYTDHYLGSILGRYDGNVYPKLYEEAWKDPLNDSVVPDGFKEYIQPMLKQQLRNARL, encoded by the exons ATGGAAGACAGTATTGACCACTTGGCTTTCGAGAGGAACAAGGCGCAGTTCGATGTTGACGAGATGAAGATCGTTTGGGCGGGTTCTCGTCAAGACTTTGAGCTTTCCGATCGGATTTCTCGCCTTGTTGCCAGCGATCCG GCCTTCAGAAAGGATGACAGAACCACGCTTGGTAGGAAGGAGTTGTTTAAAAACACCTTGAGAAAAGCAGCTTATGCATGGAAAAGGATCAACGAGCTCCGTCTTAATG AACAGGAAGCTTATAAGCTCAGATCCTTTGTGGATCAACCTGCTTTTACGGATCTTCATTGG GGAATGTTTGTGCCTGCTATCCAAGGACAAGGCACTGACGAACAGCAGCAGAAGTGGTTGCCTCTAGCTTATAGGATGCAAATAATCGGTTGCTATGCCCAAACTGAACTTGGTCATGGGTCCAATGTTCAAGGGCTAGAAACAACTGCAACATTTGATCCCAAAACAGACGAATTTGTTATCCATAACCCCACATTGACTTCCAGCAAA TGGTGGCCCGGTGGATTGGGTAAAATATCCACCCATGCTGTTGTTTATGCCCGTCTAATTATTGGTGGTGAAGACCATGGAGTGCATG GTTTCATTGTCCAGCTGCGGAGCTTGGATGATCACTTGCCTCTTTCAGGCATAACTATTGGTGATATTGGGatgaaatttggaaatgcagCATATAACACCATGGACAATGGAGTTCTAAGATTTGACCATGTACGAATTCCAAGGAATCAAATGTTAATGAG GGTTTCACAGGTTACCAGAGAAGGAAAATATGTACACTCCAATGTTCCAAGACAATTAGTTTATGGTACTATGGTAAATGTGAGACAAAAAATTGTAGCTGATGCATCGGTTGCTTTGTCTCGAGCAGTTTGCATTGCTACAAGATATAGTGCTGTTAGAAGACAGTTTGGATCACATAATGGAGGTCTAGAAACACAG GTgattgattacaaaacacagcAGGCTAGGCTCTTCCCATTGCTGGCTTCTGCTTATGCTTTCAGATTTGTGGGCGAGTGGCTGAAATGGCTTTATATGGATGTGACAAAAAGATTGCAAGCTAATGATTTTTCAACATTacctgaggctcatgcatgCACTGCTGGGTTGAAATCCTTGACTACTACGGCAACTGCT GATGGAATTGAAGAATGCCGTAAACTATGTGGCGGTCATGGTTACCTTTGTAGCAGTGGTCTCCCTGAGTTATTTGCTGTTTATGTTCCTGCCTGCACGTATGAAGGAGACAATATTGTGCTTCTTTTACAG GTGGCAAGGTATCTCATGAAGACTGTTTCTCAGCTGGGCTCTGGAAATAAGCCTGTTGGTACTACAGCTTATATGGCTCGAGTGGAACAACTGATGCAATATCACTCTGATGTTGAAAAGG CTGAGGACTGGTTGAAGCCTAATGTAGTGTTGGAAGCATTTGAAGCTAGGGCTGCTAGGATGTCAGTTGCTTGTGCTCAAAATCTTAGCAAGTTCACTAATCCTGAGGAGG GTTTTCAAGAACTAGCTGCTGATTTAGTTGATGCGGCAGTTGCTCATTGCCAGTTAATCGTTGTTTCCAA atttattgaGAAGTTGCAGCAAGATATCCCTGGAAAGGGAGTAAAAAAGCAATTAGAAGTTCTTTGCAGCATTTATGCTTTGTTTCTACTTCATAAGCATCTGGGTGATTTTCTTTCCACTGGCTGCATTAACCCAAAACAAGGATCACTTGCCAGTGAGCAGCTGAGAAACTTGTATTCACAG GTTCGTCCTAATGCAATTGCGCTTGTTGATGCATTTAACTACACTGATCACTACCTTGGTTCAATTCTTGGACGTTACGATGGAAATGTGTATCCGAAGTTGTACGAGGAGGCATGGAAGGATCCTTTGAATGATTCAGTTGTTCCTGATGGCTTTAAAGAGTATATTCAACCGATGCTTAAGCAGCAACTACGTAATGCTAGGCTGTAG
- the LOC114397167 gene encoding transcription factor MYB32-like has translation MAPTKNDETAKKTNNRGAWTAEEDQKLAQCIEIHGAKRWKTVAIKSGLNRCGKSCRLRWLNYLRPNIKRGNISVEEEDLIIRLHKLLGNRWSLIAKRLPGRTDNEIKNYWNTCLCKKLNRTKVKPETSTAQATHTTRSTEERAAVENKERIDDGSGDSEVNFDVNEFFNFSIEGPFALDWMI, from the exons ATGGCACCCaccaagaatgatgaaactgcTAAGAAAACAAACAACAGAGGAGCATGGACCGCGGAGGAAGATCAGAAGCTAGCCCAGTGCATTGAAATTCACGGTGCAAAGAGATGGAAAACTGTTGCAATTAAATCAG GTCTAAACAGATGTGGAAAAAGTTGTAGGCTAAGATGGTTAAACTATCTGAGACCCAATATCAAGAGGGGCAACATATCAGTTGAAGAAGAGGATTTGATTATTAGGCTTCACAAACTGCTGGGAAACAG gtgGTCATTGATAGCTAAGAGGCTTCCAGGACGAACCGACAACGAAATTAAGAACTACTGGAATACTTGTTTGTGCAAAAAACTTAATCGCACAAAGGTGAAGCCTGAAACTTCAACAGCACAAGCAACACATACGACTCGGAGTACTGAGGAAAGAGCAGCGGTAGAGAATAAAGAGCGCATTGATGATGGGAGTGGGGACTCAGAAGTTAACTTTGATGTGAACGAATTCTTCAACTTCTCCATTGAAGGACCCTTTGCGTTAGATTGGATGATCTAG
- the LOC114423547 gene encoding 60S ribosomal protein L15-1-like codes for MGAYKYVSELWRKKQSDVMRFLQRVRCWEYRQQPSIVRLTRSTRPDKARRLGFKAKQGYVIYRVRVRRGGRKRPVPKGIVYGKPTNQGVTQLKFQRSKRSVAEERAGRKLGGLRVLNSYWVNEDSTYKYFEVILVDVAHAAIRNDPRINWLANPVHKHRELRGLTSAGKSNRGLRGRGHLYHKARPSRRATWKRNNTLSLRRYR; via the exons ATGG GTGCCTACAAGTATGTTTCAGAGCTATGGCGCAAGAAGCAGTCTGATGTCATGCGCTTCTTGCAGCGGGTGAGGTGCTGGGAGTATAGGCAGCAACCTTCCATTGTTCGTTTGACAAGGTCTACCCGCCCTGACAAGGCTCGTCGCTTGGGCTTCAAGGCTAAGCAG GGCTATGTGATTTACCGTGTTCGTGTTAGGAGGGGTGGCCGAAAGAGACCAGTTCCCAAAGGTATTGTTTATGGGAAGCCCACAAACCAGGGAGTTACCCAACTGAAATTTCAGCGAAGCAAGAGGTCAGTTGCCGAGGAGCGAGCTGGACGGAAGCTGGGTGGACTTAGGGTCCTCAATTCTTACTGGGTGAATGAG GACTCTACTTATAAATACTTTGAGGTAATTCTGGTGGATGTTGCTCATGCTGCTATTAGAAATGATCCCAGAATCAATTGGCTCGCCAATCCAGTGCACAAGCACAGAGAGCTGCGTGGGCTTACCTCTGCTGGGAAAAGCAACAGGGGTTTACGTGGCAGAGGACATCTATATCACAAAGCACGTCCATCCCGCAGGGCAACCTGGAAGAGAAACAACACCCTGTCTCTCCGCCGCTACCGTTAA
- the LOC114423556 gene encoding phosphatidylserine decarboxylase proenzyme 1, mitochondrial isoform X2: MKYRVSHKFPVLPRHTRPFNHTRYFTSFAKKFQTPQPRASINAGGSGNSQGNSFVVPGATVATILMLGVLHARRLYEDKKTEQMKEKGIEIEFQPDAKATFLRLLPLRSISRCWGYLTSMEIPVWLRPHIYKAWARAFHSNLEEAALPLDKYASLRDFFVRTLKEGSRPIDVDPQCLVSPVDGTVLRFGELKGAGAMIEQIKGFSYSVFSLLGASPFLPTTDVQEEHSESITTTVKSKKSWWRVSLASPKVWNPTSSRPKKGLFYCVVYLKPGDYHRIHSPADWNILARRHFSGRLYPLNERATRTIRNLYIENERVILEGLWQEGFMALAAIGATNIGSIELFIEPELHTNRPRKKFLHSEPPEERIYECEGVGRMLKKGDEVLSTWDQQLCLFSKPQFQNSLRAIHLKSSGSASAVGIEFVLVRL, from the exons ATGAAATATAGGGTTTCGCACAAGTTCCCTGTGCTTCCTCGCCACACTCGTCCCTTTAACCACACTCGCTACTTCACTTCCTTCGCCAAGAAGTTCCAAACACCTCAACCTCGGGCTTCTATCAATGCCGGAGGAAGTGGAAATTCTCAAG GGAATTCTTTTGTTGTACCTGGAGCAACAGTTGCTACCATACTTATGCTTGGTGTTCTCCATGCCCGCCGACTCTACGAGGACAAGAAG ACTGAACAGATGAAGGAGAAGGGAATCGAAATAGAATTCCAACCTGATGCAAAG GCTACATTTTTGAGATTACTGCCTCTGCGTTCAATTTCTAGATGTTGGGGATACTTGACAAGCATG GAAATACCTGTTTGGCTAAGGCCCCATATCTATAAAGCGTGGGCTCGAGCATTCCATTCAA ATTTAGAAGAAGCTGCTTTACCTCTAGACAAATATGCCTCTTTAAGGGATTTTTTTGTTCGCACTTTGAAAGAAGGTTCCAGGCCTATTGATGTTGATCCACAGTGTCTG GTTAGTCCTGTGGACGGTACAGTTTTAAGATTTGGGGAGTTGAAGGGAGCTGGAGCAATGATTGAACAAATTAAAGGGTTTTCATATtcagttttttctcttcttggtGCAAGCCCTTTCCTTCCAACAACAGATGTGCAAGAGGAGCATAGTGAATCAATAACAACTACTGTGAAGAGCAAGAAGTCATGGTGGAGAGTTTCATTGGCTTCTCCAAAAGTGTGGAACCCAACATCATCACG cCCAAAGAAAGGCCTTTTTTACTGTGTGGTTTACTTGAAGCCTGGAGATTACCATCGGATACACTCCCCAGCTGATTGGAACATTCTTGCACGCAGGCATTTTTCTG GTCGTCTTTATCCCTTGAATGAACGTGCTACAAGAACAATTAGAAACCTCTATATTGAGAACGAGAGG GTTATTCTTGAAGGTCTATGGCAGGAAGGGTTTATGGCACTTGCTGCAATTGGTGCCACAAATATTGGGTCAATTGAG CTTTTCATTGAGCCCGAACTTCATACAAACAGGCCAAGGAAGAAGTTTCTTCATTCAGAGCCTCCTGAAGAACGGATTTATGAATGTGAAGGTGTAGGCAGAATGCTCAAGAAAGGGGATGAG GTGCTTTCAACATGGGATCAACAGTTGTGCTTGTTTTCCAAGCCCCAATTTCAAAACTCCCTGAGGGCGATTCATCTCAAGAGTTCAGGTTCTGCGTCGGCCGTGGGGATAGAATTCGTGTTGGTGAGGCTCTAG
- the LOC114423556 gene encoding phosphatidylserine decarboxylase proenzyme 1, mitochondrial isoform X1 produces MKYRVSHKFPVLPRHTRPFNHTRYFTSFAKKFQTPQPRASINAGGSGNSQGNSFVVPGATVATILMLGVLHARRLYEDKKTEQMKEKGIEIEFQPDAKATFLRLLPLRSISRCWGYLTSMEIPVWLRPHIYKAWARAFHSNLEEAALPLDKYASLRDFFVRTLKEGSRPIDVDPQCLVSPVDGTVLRFGELKGAGAMIEQIKGFSYSVFSLLGASPFLPTTDVQEEHSESITTTVKSKKSWWRVSLASPKVWNPTSSRPKKGLFYCVVYLKPGDYHRIHSPADWNILARRHFSGRLYPLNERATRTIRNLYIENERVILEGLWQEGFMALAAIGATNIGSIELFIEPELHTNRPRKKFLHSEPPEERIYECEGVGRMLKKGDELGAFNMGSTVVLVFQAPISKLPEGDSSQEFRFCVGRGDRIRVGEALGRWHSS; encoded by the exons ATGAAATATAGGGTTTCGCACAAGTTCCCTGTGCTTCCTCGCCACACTCGTCCCTTTAACCACACTCGCTACTTCACTTCCTTCGCCAAGAAGTTCCAAACACCTCAACCTCGGGCTTCTATCAATGCCGGAGGAAGTGGAAATTCTCAAG GGAATTCTTTTGTTGTACCTGGAGCAACAGTTGCTACCATACTTATGCTTGGTGTTCTCCATGCCCGCCGACTCTACGAGGACAAGAAG ACTGAACAGATGAAGGAGAAGGGAATCGAAATAGAATTCCAACCTGATGCAAAG GCTACATTTTTGAGATTACTGCCTCTGCGTTCAATTTCTAGATGTTGGGGATACTTGACAAGCATG GAAATACCTGTTTGGCTAAGGCCCCATATCTATAAAGCGTGGGCTCGAGCATTCCATTCAA ATTTAGAAGAAGCTGCTTTACCTCTAGACAAATATGCCTCTTTAAGGGATTTTTTTGTTCGCACTTTGAAAGAAGGTTCCAGGCCTATTGATGTTGATCCACAGTGTCTG GTTAGTCCTGTGGACGGTACAGTTTTAAGATTTGGGGAGTTGAAGGGAGCTGGAGCAATGATTGAACAAATTAAAGGGTTTTCATATtcagttttttctcttcttggtGCAAGCCCTTTCCTTCCAACAACAGATGTGCAAGAGGAGCATAGTGAATCAATAACAACTACTGTGAAGAGCAAGAAGTCATGGTGGAGAGTTTCATTGGCTTCTCCAAAAGTGTGGAACCCAACATCATCACG cCCAAAGAAAGGCCTTTTTTACTGTGTGGTTTACTTGAAGCCTGGAGATTACCATCGGATACACTCCCCAGCTGATTGGAACATTCTTGCACGCAGGCATTTTTCTG GTCGTCTTTATCCCTTGAATGAACGTGCTACAAGAACAATTAGAAACCTCTATATTGAGAACGAGAGG GTTATTCTTGAAGGTCTATGGCAGGAAGGGTTTATGGCACTTGCTGCAATTGGTGCCACAAATATTGGGTCAATTGAG CTTTTCATTGAGCCCGAACTTCATACAAACAGGCCAAGGAAGAAGTTTCTTCATTCAGAGCCTCCTGAAGAACGGATTTATGAATGTGAAGGTGTAGGCAGAATGCTCAAGAAAGGGGATGAG TTAGGTGCTTTCAACATGGGATCAACAGTTGTGCTTGTTTTCCAAGCCCCAATTTCAAAACTCCCTGAGGGCGATTCATCTCAAGAGTTCAGGTTCTGCGTCGGCCGTGGGGATAGAATTCGTGTTGGTGAGGCTCTAGGAAGGTGGCATAGTTCGTGA